One stretch of Oncorhynchus keta strain PuntledgeMale-10-30-2019 chromosome 18, Oket_V2, whole genome shotgun sequence DNA includes these proteins:
- the LOC118397212 gene encoding serine/arginine repetitive matrix protein 2-like isoform X1 produces the protein MNTIEEDANQSPQSSSTPQRRPRRAFPCFWRGTCPTAAAGGSLLQLKTSKQHFMVRVVRMLLKGFLLSCFLVVPRSVGAERFGMFLMESKHAFVFFPQTIPIVSLTPVSSKAGSEGELCPGADSLGYSGSTKTLASSVMEVEAEAERSDPCLGLEDEDLSPLSLPPTLSITEEIMQFINQSRVREGMAELKHDIVWDSPLDESLEDQTTEPPPCPVAQQGNDQPQPSPTEDTYKSQDPHPNSPEEITVQLEGSRTKMEDQTLPPHLSSESSEEGGCEGGESSPLPSDVKEEMPQEESTSAKETETVEERTASEVEDEQTDKTATPLSPVSLPDKREREKELCFDLPNEDKPSEAPISHLYVPEDTVQSNLAPKKETQLTKSDRQIIEKIRSYYEAAEAEAGEAGESDSSPTPRRNSFSLIIPTGLVKDSVSRFAVFGHQDSLCDSESGRSDGGAEPEPELELPDQGEGALSPDCSSTYAAGSQEDHNQEPGQGEPAVEECSRFEPGSELLPYKELMKEWKEKEKVGAAVSTELTDINKEPSGSDEAAKVITEDQQVINGHGPSPSDLDSEPKEAQKDSTVPPLTGHFHDSKTVSQAGWGRIRDRSSLTGNLEGLPSQIKVGRWSRHCKMVSSSRTLYEGAAVADVAGIGLFEASPGDPCLVENSERILSKVQMLARMYSAKASIMKVPLHHKRVCVGRAPWTGTTRHSVPPQAQPPQQHHGEKITVKRAQSHSTGCQEITSVSSEPQLFGHVLVSEQLSPTYRQQENSYVLAGPRDNVSNLGSTSITPPPSSPLTTPPKNPQVGPEEVVTTAVEGKLMKNQSEEVISEAEMQRPHSKKGFPVQEGPIQGVRIEVPADGHPGTPEMSVNLSRTQAEQKGHHLYSIREDPSLGTATSLAGPCGNKDRSPGIGAAEELMKTIQQQAPTEPETGQLVKPDEDNLNTKIMSPYVASGAERGSSPQVVPGHQCEAESTKEKPRDATLDDRDVSSASSKISPHSSDTSPTQQRSISGLTEGSNPFVRHPTQSPMTEPMQATHTSGQRVKESQVPEDSKEKEGGMVPHPWSSLQSPAPIPPPGVQSSECLPKFTSQRPPNLHLPTSMGRRSLPINWNGSNNATLPSQRLPPATLKSREPGQDPSAPSIHASGLSPIRQPSSQSSLERSATLPPGIGHPMDAKPPSAFSPSLHHRSSSPIRGLPCSSPSPSALTKSLAAFCISQSISQSLAKNNARLQDQATPSPGSPAPLAPAPTASPLRMRSPSPKLTSGPSGPPLSPPSPLRSTSLRSSPCASPSPALSPPPYRSQHSVPPAPPVSLHHTASSSASPRPRPVALAQPRHIGLNGNSNNNNNNTTNGGLAVNHRKPPLASTNSIPHPPDSHWNGSAHTSNRVARPFSASEPSSRVQSPSPSPSPFSRICSPPPVQNHTGPLMNKPPNPRSTRAGGASPFNHLGLSLELPRTSSACSSGITSPRITSPPPIGVPANVWGVAAPQPRHAKLAFPSSSIVSPTWRSGLSPSPSIQRSYSTTSPPPSGFSSCSPTPSQNLRRTKGSSLPFLSLADRPPSPVRNGRRSWVESGRRRAAGAQQESGLMSPRAGSYSNSDSYSGSNSGSPSCLSPCTLSPVRLVPGKSNHGGQHFTSIAWPDVRELLTKYDSGDSPDRSAPTSPVWPQDEWGDPDLGEDSSRSRLICAYVPRASPAPDMGAPIQCPHRSEPKPEDASSMQAARRTLKTSYATTVNLQIAGSGRITSFSNTQVSLSQTLAPVVDSQGRRRVSINACNLTLPVPQNCKRL, from the exons ATGAATACCATCGAGGAAGACGCCAATCAG agccCCCAGAGTTCATCTACACCCCAGAGAAGGCCAAGAAGAGCCTTCCCCTGCTTCTGGAGGGGAACCTGTCCTACCGCCGCGGCAGGAGGCAGTCTG CTCCAACTAAAGACTTCGAaacagcatttcatggtgagagTGGTGAGAATGCTTCTTAAAGGATTTTTGTTATCTTGTTTCCTGGTAGTGCCTCGGTCAGTCGGGGCTGAAAGATTTGGTATGTTTTTAATGGAAAGTAAACACGCATTTGTTTTTTTCCCACAAACCATTCCTATCGTCTCATTGACTCCAGTCTCTTCAAAG GCTGGCAGCGAGGGGGAACTGTGTCCTGGGGCAGATAGCCTGGGATACTCAGGCAGCACCAAAACCCTGGCCTCCTCTGTGATGGAGGTGGAAGCTGAGGCAGAGCGGTCGGACCCCTGCCTGGGCCTGGAAGATGAGGATCTATCCCCCCTGAGCCTCCCGCCCACCCTCTCCATCACCGAGGAGATCATGCAGTTCATTAACCAGAGCCGCGTGCGAGAGGGAATGGCCGAACTCAAGCATGACATAGTATGG GATTCACCCCTGGATGAGTCTCTGGAGGACCAAACAACTGAGCCACCTCCATGTCCAGTTGCTCAGCAAGGAAATGACCAGCCACAGCCTTCCCCTACAGAGGATACTTACAAGTCGCAAGACCCACATCCCAATAGTCCAGAGGAGATAACAGTGCAACTGGAGGGGAGCAGAACCAAAATGGAAGACCAAACTCTTCCACCCCATCTGTCCAGTGAGTCCTCAGAGGAGGGAGGTTGTGAAGGTGGAGAGTCTTCACCTTTGCCATCTGATGTCAAAGAGGAGATGCCTCAGGAGGAGAGCACATCAGCCAAAGAAACCGAGACAGTTGAGGAAAGAACTGCATCAGAGGTGGAGGACGAGCAAACGGACAAAACCGcgacacctctctctcctgtaagCCTCCCTGacaaaagggagagggagaaagaactcTGCTTTGACCTCCCCAACGAGGACAAACCCTCAGAAGCTCCAATCTCTCATCTCTACGTCCCAGAAGACACTGTACAGAGCAATCTGGCGCCCAAGAAAGAGACCCAGCTCACCAAGTCCGACAGGCAGATCATCGAGAAGATCCGCAGCTACTACGAGGCAGCTGAGGCCGAGGCAGGAGAAGCAGGAGAAAGTGACAGCAGCCCCACCCCCAGGAGAAACAGCTTCTCCCTCATCATCCCCACGGGCCTGGTCAAAGACTCTGTGTCCCGCTTTGCTGTCTTTGGCCACCAGGACAGCTTGTGTGACTCGGAGAGCGGGCGCTCCGATGGGGGGGCAGAACCAGAGCCTGAGTTAGAGCTGCCTGACCAGGGAGAGGGAGCCCTCAGTCCAGACTGTTCCTCCACTTATGCTGCTGGTTCCCAGGAAGATCACAACCAGGAACCAGGTCAGGGTGAGCCTGCTGTGGAGGAATGTAGCAGGTTTGAGCCAGGGAGCGAGCTCCTCCCCTACAAAGAGTTGATGAAGGagtggaaagagaaagagaaagtaggAGCCGCTGTTAGTACAGAGTTAACAGACATAAACAAAGAGCCCTCAGGCAGTGATGAAGCAGCCAAAGTGATCACAGAAGACCAACAAGTAATCAACGGCCACGGACCAAGTCCAAGTGATCTGGACTCAGAACCTAAAGAGGCCCAGAAAGACTCCACTGTCCCTCCACTTACAGGCCACTTCCACGACAGTAAGACCGTGTCCCAGGCTGGGTGGGGTAGAATCAGAGACAGGAGCTCCCTCACTGGGAACCTAGAGGGCCTACCCAGCCAGATCAAGGTGGGCCGCTGGTCCCGCCACTGTAAGATGGTGTCCTCCAGCCGGACCCTGTACGAGGGGGCAGCGGTCGCAGACGTGGCAGGTATAGGCCTGTTCGAGGCCAGCCCCGGTGATCCATGTTTGGTGGAGAACTCGGAGAGGATCCTCAGTAAGGTTCAAATGCTGGCTCGCATGTACAGCGCCAAGGCCAGCATCATGAAGGTGCCTCTTCACCAcaagagggtgtgtgtgggtcgtGCACCGTGGACCGGCACCACCAGGCACAGTGTCCCTCCTCAGGCCCAGCCGCCACAGCAGCATCATGGGGAGAAGATTACAGTAAAGAGAGCTCAGAGCCATTCCACTG GTTGCCAGGAGATTACTTCAGTCTCCTCAGAACCCCAGCTTTTTGGCCACGTCCTTGTCAGTGAACAGCTGTCCCCCACCTACCGCCAGCAGGAGAATAGCTACGTCCTGGCCGGACCCAGGGACAATGTTTCCAACCTGGGATCCACGTCCAttacccctccaccctcctcccctctgacCACCCCACCAAAAAACCCTCAGGTTGGGCCTGAGGAGGTAGTGACGACTGCTGTGGAGGGGAAGCTTATGAAGAACCAGTCTGAGGAAGTCATCTCAGAAGCTGAGATGCAGAGGCCTCACTCCAAGAAGGGCTTCCCAGTCCAGGAAGGCCCCATCCAAGGGGTAAGGATTGAGGTTCCAGCTGATGGTCATCCAGGGACCCCAGAGATGTCTGTGAATCTCAGCAGGACTCAGGCAGAGCAGAAAGGACATCATCTGTACTCTATCAGGGAAGATCCTTCTCTGGGGACAGCAACCTCTTTAGCAGGCCCATGTGGGAACAAGGACAGGTCTCCAGGGATTGGCGCTGCAGAGGAACTGATGAAGACCATCCAACAGCAGGCTCCAACTGAACCAGAGACAGGCCAGTTGGTGAAGCCAGACGAAGACAATTTAAACACCAAGATAATGTCGCCTTATGTGGCCagtggggctgagagagggagttCACCCCAGGTGGTCCCTGGTCATCAATGTGAAGCTGAATCCACCAAAGAGAAACCACGAGATGCCACTCTAGATGATCGGGATGTTTCGTCTGCATCGTCAAAGatttcccctcacagctccgacACGTCTCCCACACAACAGAGGTCCATCTCTGGACTAACTGAGGGGTCAAACCCCTTCGTGCGGCATCCCACTCAGTCACCTATGACTGAACCCATGCAAGCAACACATACATCTGGTCAGAGAGTCAAGGAGAGTCAAGTCCCAGAGGATTCCAAAGAAAAAGAGGGGGGCATGGTTCCCCATCCGTGGTCATCGCTCCAAAGCCCGGCGCCTATACCTCCACCAGGGGTGCAGTCCTCTGAATGTCTGCCTAAGTTCACCAGCCAAAGACCACCCAACCTGCACCTGCCCACGAGCATGGGTAGAAGGAGTCTTCCTATCAATTGGAATGGATCAAACAATGCCACACTCCCCAGCCAAAG ACTACCACCTGCTACACTGAAGTCCAGAGAGCCAGGCCAGGATCCTTCAGCCCCATCCATCCATGCCTCTGGGTTGTCCCCCATCAGACAGCCTTCCTCCCAGTCTTCACTGGAGAGATCCGCCACCCTGCCTCCAGGTATCGGCCATCCCATGGATGCCAAGCCCCCCTCCGCCTTCAGCCCCAGTCTCCACCATCGCTCTTCCTCTCCAATCAGGGgactcccctgctcctctcctagCCCTTCTGCCTTGACCAAGTCCCTGGCCGCCTTCTGCATCAGCCAGTCCATCAGCCAGAGTCTGGCCAAGAACAACGCTCGTCTCCAGGACCAGGCCACCCCTTCCCCAGGTAGTCCAGCCCCTCTGGCTCCCGCTCCCACTGCATCCCCACTCAGGATGAGGTCTCCCTCCCCCAAACTCACCTCTGGGCCTAGTGGCCCCCCTCTGAGTCCCCCTTCCCCACTCCGGTCTACTTCACTTCGCTCCAGCCCATGcgcatccccatccccagccctgtccccccCACCATACCGCAGCCAGCACTCAGTCCCCCCAGCCCCCCCAGTCAGCCTGCATCACACcgcctcttcctctgcctccccccGGCCCAGGCCTGTTGCCCTAGCCCAACCACGTCATATTGGTTTGAATGGaaatagcaacaacaacaacaacaacaccactaaCGGAGGATTGGCCGTGAATCACCGGAAGCCACCGTTAGCGAGTACCAATAGTATACCCCATCCCCCTGATTCTCACTGGAATGGTTCTGCTCACACTTCCAACAGAGTGGCAAGGCCCTTCTCTGCCTCGGAGCCCAGCTCACGAGTGcagtccccctctccctccccatctccattcAGCAGGATCTGCTCCCCACCCCCTGTCCAGAATCATACAGGCCCTCTGATGAACAAGCCCCCCAACCCTAGAAGCACCCGGGCAGGAGGGGCTAGCCCCTTCAACCACCTGGGCCTCTCCCTGGAGCTCCCCAGGACCTCCTCAGCCTGCTCCTCAGGCATCACCTCCCCTCGTATTACCTCCCCTCCGCCCATCGGGGTTCCTGCCAATGTGTGGGGAGTCGCCGCTCCTCAGCCGCGGCATGCCAAATTGGCATTCCCTTCCTCCTCCATAGTCTCACCCACATGGAGAAGTGgcttatccccctccccctccattcaGAGAAGCTACAGcaccacctcccctcccccatctgGTTTCTCCTCATGCTCTCCAACCCCTTCTCAGAACCTGCGGAGGACCAAGGGGAGCAGCCTGCCCTTCCTCAGCCTGGCTGACCGACCACCCAGCCCAGtcaggaatgggagaaggtcatgggTAGAGAGTGGAAGGCGCAGGGCGGCGGGTGCGCAGCAGGAATCTGGGCTGATGAGTCCCCGAGCGGGATCCTACTCTAACAGTGACTCCTACAGCGGCTCCAACAGTGGCTCCCCATCCTGCCTCAGCCCCTGCACCTTGTCCCCTGTCAGACTGGTCCCTGGGAAGAGCAACCACGGTGGGCAACACTTCACCAGCATTGCCTGGCCCGACGTACGAGAACTCCTGACCAAGTATGACAGTGGAGACAGCCCTGACCGGAGCGCTCCGACTTCCCCTGTCTGGCCTCAGGATGAGTGGGGTGACCCAGACCTTGGGGAGGACAGTAGCCGGAGCCGCCTGATCTGTGCCTATGTGCCTCGGGCCTCCCCAGCCCCAGACATGGGAGCACCCATCCAGTGCCCTCACAGGAGTGAGCCAAAGCCAGAGGACGCCTCCTCAATGCAGGCAGCCAGAAGGACTCTAAAGACTAGCTATGCTACCACTGTGAACCTGCAGATTGCTGGCAGTGGGCGAATCACTTCCTTCAGCAACACCCAGGTGAGCTTGAGCCAGACCTTAGCCCCTGTGGTAGACAGCCAGGGCAGACGGAGGGTCAGCATCAATGCCTGCAACCTCACCCTCCCTGTTCCCCAGAACTGCAAGAGGCTGTGA
- the LOC118397212 gene encoding serine/arginine repetitive matrix protein 2-like isoform X2, which produces MNTIEEDANQSPQSSSTPQRRPRRAFPCFWRGTCPTAAAGGSLLQLKTSKQHFMVRVVRMLLKGFLLSCFLVVPRSVGAERFGMFLMESKHAFVFFPQTIPIVSLTPVSSKAGSEGELCPGADSLGYSGSTKTLASSVMEVEAEAERSDPCLGLEDEDLSPLSLPPTLSITEEIMQFINQSRVREGMAELKHDIDSPLDESLEDQTTEPPPCPVAQQGNDQPQPSPTEDTYKSQDPHPNSPEEITVQLEGSRTKMEDQTLPPHLSSESSEEGGCEGGESSPLPSDVKEEMPQEESTSAKETETVEERTASEVEDEQTDKTATPLSPVSLPDKREREKELCFDLPNEDKPSEAPISHLYVPEDTVQSNLAPKKETQLTKSDRQIIEKIRSYYEAAEAEAGEAGESDSSPTPRRNSFSLIIPTGLVKDSVSRFAVFGHQDSLCDSESGRSDGGAEPEPELELPDQGEGALSPDCSSTYAAGSQEDHNQEPGQGEPAVEECSRFEPGSELLPYKELMKEWKEKEKVGAAVSTELTDINKEPSGSDEAAKVITEDQQVINGHGPSPSDLDSEPKEAQKDSTVPPLTGHFHDSKTVSQAGWGRIRDRSSLTGNLEGLPSQIKVGRWSRHCKMVSSSRTLYEGAAVADVAGIGLFEASPGDPCLVENSERILSKVQMLARMYSAKASIMKVPLHHKRVCVGRAPWTGTTRHSVPPQAQPPQQHHGEKITVKRAQSHSTGCQEITSVSSEPQLFGHVLVSEQLSPTYRQQENSYVLAGPRDNVSNLGSTSITPPPSSPLTTPPKNPQVGPEEVVTTAVEGKLMKNQSEEVISEAEMQRPHSKKGFPVQEGPIQGVRIEVPADGHPGTPEMSVNLSRTQAEQKGHHLYSIREDPSLGTATSLAGPCGNKDRSPGIGAAEELMKTIQQQAPTEPETGQLVKPDEDNLNTKIMSPYVASGAERGSSPQVVPGHQCEAESTKEKPRDATLDDRDVSSASSKISPHSSDTSPTQQRSISGLTEGSNPFVRHPTQSPMTEPMQATHTSGQRVKESQVPEDSKEKEGGMVPHPWSSLQSPAPIPPPGVQSSECLPKFTSQRPPNLHLPTSMGRRSLPINWNGSNNATLPSQRLPPATLKSREPGQDPSAPSIHASGLSPIRQPSSQSSLERSATLPPGIGHPMDAKPPSAFSPSLHHRSSSPIRGLPCSSPSPSALTKSLAAFCISQSISQSLAKNNARLQDQATPSPGSPAPLAPAPTASPLRMRSPSPKLTSGPSGPPLSPPSPLRSTSLRSSPCASPSPALSPPPYRSQHSVPPAPPVSLHHTASSSASPRPRPVALAQPRHIGLNGNSNNNNNNTTNGGLAVNHRKPPLASTNSIPHPPDSHWNGSAHTSNRVARPFSASEPSSRVQSPSPSPSPFSRICSPPPVQNHTGPLMNKPPNPRSTRAGGASPFNHLGLSLELPRTSSACSSGITSPRITSPPPIGVPANVWGVAAPQPRHAKLAFPSSSIVSPTWRSGLSPSPSIQRSYSTTSPPPSGFSSCSPTPSQNLRRTKGSSLPFLSLADRPPSPVRNGRRSWVESGRRRAAGAQQESGLMSPRAGSYSNSDSYSGSNSGSPSCLSPCTLSPVRLVPGKSNHGGQHFTSIAWPDVRELLTKYDSGDSPDRSAPTSPVWPQDEWGDPDLGEDSSRSRLICAYVPRASPAPDMGAPIQCPHRSEPKPEDASSMQAARRTLKTSYATTVNLQIAGSGRITSFSNTQVSLSQTLAPVVDSQGRRRVSINACNLTLPVPQNCKRL; this is translated from the exons ATGAATACCATCGAGGAAGACGCCAATCAG agccCCCAGAGTTCATCTACACCCCAGAGAAGGCCAAGAAGAGCCTTCCCCTGCTTCTGGAGGGGAACCTGTCCTACCGCCGCGGCAGGAGGCAGTCTG CTCCAACTAAAGACTTCGAaacagcatttcatggtgagagTGGTGAGAATGCTTCTTAAAGGATTTTTGTTATCTTGTTTCCTGGTAGTGCCTCGGTCAGTCGGGGCTGAAAGATTTGGTATGTTTTTAATGGAAAGTAAACACGCATTTGTTTTTTTCCCACAAACCATTCCTATCGTCTCATTGACTCCAGTCTCTTCAAAG GCTGGCAGCGAGGGGGAACTGTGTCCTGGGGCAGATAGCCTGGGATACTCAGGCAGCACCAAAACCCTGGCCTCCTCTGTGATGGAGGTGGAAGCTGAGGCAGAGCGGTCGGACCCCTGCCTGGGCCTGGAAGATGAGGATCTATCCCCCCTGAGCCTCCCGCCCACCCTCTCCATCACCGAGGAGATCATGCAGTTCATTAACCAGAGCCGCGTGCGAGAGGGAATGGCCGAACTCAAGCATGACATA GATTCACCCCTGGATGAGTCTCTGGAGGACCAAACAACTGAGCCACCTCCATGTCCAGTTGCTCAGCAAGGAAATGACCAGCCACAGCCTTCCCCTACAGAGGATACTTACAAGTCGCAAGACCCACATCCCAATAGTCCAGAGGAGATAACAGTGCAACTGGAGGGGAGCAGAACCAAAATGGAAGACCAAACTCTTCCACCCCATCTGTCCAGTGAGTCCTCAGAGGAGGGAGGTTGTGAAGGTGGAGAGTCTTCACCTTTGCCATCTGATGTCAAAGAGGAGATGCCTCAGGAGGAGAGCACATCAGCCAAAGAAACCGAGACAGTTGAGGAAAGAACTGCATCAGAGGTGGAGGACGAGCAAACGGACAAAACCGcgacacctctctctcctgtaagCCTCCCTGacaaaagggagagggagaaagaactcTGCTTTGACCTCCCCAACGAGGACAAACCCTCAGAAGCTCCAATCTCTCATCTCTACGTCCCAGAAGACACTGTACAGAGCAATCTGGCGCCCAAGAAAGAGACCCAGCTCACCAAGTCCGACAGGCAGATCATCGAGAAGATCCGCAGCTACTACGAGGCAGCTGAGGCCGAGGCAGGAGAAGCAGGAGAAAGTGACAGCAGCCCCACCCCCAGGAGAAACAGCTTCTCCCTCATCATCCCCACGGGCCTGGTCAAAGACTCTGTGTCCCGCTTTGCTGTCTTTGGCCACCAGGACAGCTTGTGTGACTCGGAGAGCGGGCGCTCCGATGGGGGGGCAGAACCAGAGCCTGAGTTAGAGCTGCCTGACCAGGGAGAGGGAGCCCTCAGTCCAGACTGTTCCTCCACTTATGCTGCTGGTTCCCAGGAAGATCACAACCAGGAACCAGGTCAGGGTGAGCCTGCTGTGGAGGAATGTAGCAGGTTTGAGCCAGGGAGCGAGCTCCTCCCCTACAAAGAGTTGATGAAGGagtggaaagagaaagagaaagtaggAGCCGCTGTTAGTACAGAGTTAACAGACATAAACAAAGAGCCCTCAGGCAGTGATGAAGCAGCCAAAGTGATCACAGAAGACCAACAAGTAATCAACGGCCACGGACCAAGTCCAAGTGATCTGGACTCAGAACCTAAAGAGGCCCAGAAAGACTCCACTGTCCCTCCACTTACAGGCCACTTCCACGACAGTAAGACCGTGTCCCAGGCTGGGTGGGGTAGAATCAGAGACAGGAGCTCCCTCACTGGGAACCTAGAGGGCCTACCCAGCCAGATCAAGGTGGGCCGCTGGTCCCGCCACTGTAAGATGGTGTCCTCCAGCCGGACCCTGTACGAGGGGGCAGCGGTCGCAGACGTGGCAGGTATAGGCCTGTTCGAGGCCAGCCCCGGTGATCCATGTTTGGTGGAGAACTCGGAGAGGATCCTCAGTAAGGTTCAAATGCTGGCTCGCATGTACAGCGCCAAGGCCAGCATCATGAAGGTGCCTCTTCACCAcaagagggtgtgtgtgggtcgtGCACCGTGGACCGGCACCACCAGGCACAGTGTCCCTCCTCAGGCCCAGCCGCCACAGCAGCATCATGGGGAGAAGATTACAGTAAAGAGAGCTCAGAGCCATTCCACTG GTTGCCAGGAGATTACTTCAGTCTCCTCAGAACCCCAGCTTTTTGGCCACGTCCTTGTCAGTGAACAGCTGTCCCCCACCTACCGCCAGCAGGAGAATAGCTACGTCCTGGCCGGACCCAGGGACAATGTTTCCAACCTGGGATCCACGTCCAttacccctccaccctcctcccctctgacCACCCCACCAAAAAACCCTCAGGTTGGGCCTGAGGAGGTAGTGACGACTGCTGTGGAGGGGAAGCTTATGAAGAACCAGTCTGAGGAAGTCATCTCAGAAGCTGAGATGCAGAGGCCTCACTCCAAGAAGGGCTTCCCAGTCCAGGAAGGCCCCATCCAAGGGGTAAGGATTGAGGTTCCAGCTGATGGTCATCCAGGGACCCCAGAGATGTCTGTGAATCTCAGCAGGACTCAGGCAGAGCAGAAAGGACATCATCTGTACTCTATCAGGGAAGATCCTTCTCTGGGGACAGCAACCTCTTTAGCAGGCCCATGTGGGAACAAGGACAGGTCTCCAGGGATTGGCGCTGCAGAGGAACTGATGAAGACCATCCAACAGCAGGCTCCAACTGAACCAGAGACAGGCCAGTTGGTGAAGCCAGACGAAGACAATTTAAACACCAAGATAATGTCGCCTTATGTGGCCagtggggctgagagagggagttCACCCCAGGTGGTCCCTGGTCATCAATGTGAAGCTGAATCCACCAAAGAGAAACCACGAGATGCCACTCTAGATGATCGGGATGTTTCGTCTGCATCGTCAAAGatttcccctcacagctccgacACGTCTCCCACACAACAGAGGTCCATCTCTGGACTAACTGAGGGGTCAAACCCCTTCGTGCGGCATCCCACTCAGTCACCTATGACTGAACCCATGCAAGCAACACATACATCTGGTCAGAGAGTCAAGGAGAGTCAAGTCCCAGAGGATTCCAAAGAAAAAGAGGGGGGCATGGTTCCCCATCCGTGGTCATCGCTCCAAAGCCCGGCGCCTATACCTCCACCAGGGGTGCAGTCCTCTGAATGTCTGCCTAAGTTCACCAGCCAAAGACCACCCAACCTGCACCTGCCCACGAGCATGGGTAGAAGGAGTCTTCCTATCAATTGGAATGGATCAAACAATGCCACACTCCCCAGCCAAAG ACTACCACCTGCTACACTGAAGTCCAGAGAGCCAGGCCAGGATCCTTCAGCCCCATCCATCCATGCCTCTGGGTTGTCCCCCATCAGACAGCCTTCCTCCCAGTCTTCACTGGAGAGATCCGCCACCCTGCCTCCAGGTATCGGCCATCCCATGGATGCCAAGCCCCCCTCCGCCTTCAGCCCCAGTCTCCACCATCGCTCTTCCTCTCCAATCAGGGgactcccctgctcctctcctagCCCTTCTGCCTTGACCAAGTCCCTGGCCGCCTTCTGCATCAGCCAGTCCATCAGCCAGAGTCTGGCCAAGAACAACGCTCGTCTCCAGGACCAGGCCACCCCTTCCCCAGGTAGTCCAGCCCCTCTGGCTCCCGCTCCCACTGCATCCCCACTCAGGATGAGGTCTCCCTCCCCCAAACTCACCTCTGGGCCTAGTGGCCCCCCTCTGAGTCCCCCTTCCCCACTCCGGTCTACTTCACTTCGCTCCAGCCCATGcgcatccccatccccagccctgtccccccCACCATACCGCAGCCAGCACTCAGTCCCCCCAGCCCCCCCAGTCAGCCTGCATCACACcgcctcttcctctgcctccccccGGCCCAGGCCTGTTGCCCTAGCCCAACCACGTCATATTGGTTTGAATGGaaatagcaacaacaacaacaacaacaccactaaCGGAGGATTGGCCGTGAATCACCGGAAGCCACCGTTAGCGAGTACCAATAGTATACCCCATCCCCCTGATTCTCACTGGAATGGTTCTGCTCACACTTCCAACAGAGTGGCAAGGCCCTTCTCTGCCTCGGAGCCCAGCTCACGAGTGcagtccccctctccctccccatctccattcAGCAGGATCTGCTCCCCACCCCCTGTCCAGAATCATACAGGCCCTCTGATGAACAAGCCCCCCAACCCTAGAAGCACCCGGGCAGGAGGGGCTAGCCCCTTCAACCACCTGGGCCTCTCCCTGGAGCTCCCCAGGACCTCCTCAGCCTGCTCCTCAGGCATCACCTCCCCTCGTATTACCTCCCCTCCGCCCATCGGGGTTCCTGCCAATGTGTGGGGAGTCGCCGCTCCTCAGCCGCGGCATGCCAAATTGGCATTCCCTTCCTCCTCCATAGTCTCACCCACATGGAGAAGTGgcttatccccctccccctccattcaGAGAAGCTACAGcaccacctcccctcccccatctgGTTTCTCCTCATGCTCTCCAACCCCTTCTCAGAACCTGCGGAGGACCAAGGGGAGCAGCCTGCCCTTCCTCAGCCTGGCTGACCGACCACCCAGCCCAGtcaggaatgggagaaggtcatgggTAGAGAGTGGAAGGCGCAGGGCGGCGGGTGCGCAGCAGGAATCTGGGCTGATGAGTCCCCGAGCGGGATCCTACTCTAACAGTGACTCCTACAGCGGCTCCAACAGTGGCTCCCCATCCTGCCTCAGCCCCTGCACCTTGTCCCCTGTCAGACTGGTCCCTGGGAAGAGCAACCACGGTGGGCAACACTTCACCAGCATTGCCTGGCCCGACGTACGAGAACTCCTGACCAAGTATGACAGTGGAGACAGCCCTGACCGGAGCGCTCCGACTTCCCCTGTCTGGCCTCAGGATGAGTGGGGTGACCCAGACCTTGGGGAGGACAGTAGCCGGAGCCGCCTGATCTGTGCCTATGTGCCTCGGGCCTCCCCAGCCCCAGACATGGGAGCACCCATCCAGTGCCCTCACAGGAGTGAGCCAAAGCCAGAGGACGCCTCCTCAATGCAGGCAGCCAGAAGGACTCTAAAGACTAGCTATGCTACCACTGTGAACCTGCAGATTGCTGGCAGTGGGCGAATCACTTCCTTCAGCAACACCCAGGTGAGCTTGAGCCAGACCTTAGCCCCTGTGGTAGACAGCCAGGGCAGACGGAGGGTCAGCATCAATGCCTGCAACCTCACCCTCCCTGTTCCCCAGAACTGCAAGAGGCTGTGA